In Sus scrofa isolate TJ Tabasco breed Duroc chromosome 11, Sscrofa11.1, whole genome shotgun sequence, the following proteins share a genomic window:
- the N4BP2L1 gene encoding LOW QUALITY PROTEIN: NEDD4-binding protein 2-like 1 (The sequence of the model RefSeq protein was modified relative to this genomic sequence to represent the inferred CDS: deleted 2 bases in 1 codon), which produces MEESFLESFGRLSLRQQQPQPRPPAPPPRGTPPRRHSFRKHLYLLRGLPGSGKTTLARQLQHDFPRALIFSTDDFFFREDGAYEFNPDFLEEAHEWNQKRARKAMRNGISPIIIDNTNLHAWEMKPYAVMALENNYEVIFREPDTRWKFNVQELARRNIHGVPREKIHRMKERYEHDVTFHSVLRAEKPSRASRSQDRNNAAPSDGAGYWNTYAELPNRRAQGGFSNESAFHRRGGFHHGY; this is translated from the exons ATGGAGGAGAGTTTTCTTGAATCCTTCGGGAGGCTAAGCCTCCGGCAGCAGCAGCCGCAGCCTCggccgcccgccccgccg ccgcgtGGGACACCTCCGCGTCGCCACAGCTTTCGGAAACACCTCTACCTCCTGCGAGGCCTCCCGGGCTCGGGAAAAACTACACTGGCCAG ACAATTGCAACACGACTTTCCCAGGGCCCTGATTTTCAGCACCGATGATTTTTTCTTCAGGGAAGATGGTGCCTATGAGTTCAATcctgacttcctggaggaagctcaTGAATGGAACCAGAAAAGAG CGAGAAAAGCAATGAGGAATGGCATATCCCCCATTATTATTGATAATACCAACCTCCACGCCTGGGAAATGAAGCCCTATGCAGTCATG GCACTTGAAAATAACTATGAAGTTATATTCCGAGAACCTGACACTCGCTGGAAATTCAACGTTCAAGAGTTAGCAAG AAGAAACATTCATGGGGTCCCAAGAGAGAAAATCCACCGAATGAAAGAACGGTATGAACATGACGTTACGTTTCACAGTGTGCTGCGCGCGGAGAAACCAAGCAGAGCAAGCAGAAGCCAGGACAGGAACAACGCCGCTCCTTCCGACGGGGCAGGGTACTGGAACACCTATGCCGAGCTCCCAAACCGGAGGGCTCAGGGCGGCTTCTCTAATGAGAGCGCCTTTCACAGAAGGGGTGGTTTTCACCACGGCTATTAG